CTCTCTCTGTAAGAAAAGCTTAAACCTTTTCAGTGTTTCGTTGACCATGGCAAAGGTTGTTAGCTTCTCGCTTGCTCTGTTAATGACGGTGGTGGTGATTCTCACCCCTTCAGCCGCCTCCGGCGAAAATGAGTTTTCCGATCTTAAAATCCGTACCCACTTGAAACGACTCAACAAGCCAGCTCTCAAATCCATAAAGGTAAATACTTTTACTGAAAGTTTCTGTTTTTGTCTGAGTTTCCGCAATAATCTCTGGTTTGGAACAGAGCCCAGACGGAGATATTATCGATTGTGTCCCAGTCACCGACCAACCAGCTTTATCTCATCCTCTGCTCATTAATCACACGGTCCAGGTCTATAacctcttctcttcttcctctctcagTTCGACggactctgttttttttttttttttttgttctgacaATGTTAATGGGTTTGTTTAAAGATGACTCCAAGTTTCAACCCAGAGAGTGTCTTTAGCGAGAGTAAAGTTTCATCAAACACCAAGAATCAACAGTCTAGTGCTATATCTCAGCTTTGGCATGTGAACGGTAAATGCCCAGAGAACACAGTTCCCATCAGAAGAACGACAAAGCAAGATCTTTATCGAGCGAGTTCGGTCGAGAAGTTCGGTATGAAGAATCAGAAGAGTATCCCTAAGCGTATATCTTATGAGCCAGCTAGTGTCCTTCCGCAAAACGGTCATCAGGTAATATTCATTTCTTGTGCAATTGCATTAGTTTTgacctttttttgttttgttttgttgtgagtgaTCATTAACAACGTTTCTACCTCTTTGGATCTGATGTAGCACGCGATAATGTATGTCGAAGATGGAGTTTTCTACGGGGCGAAAGCGAAGATTAATGTGTGGAAACCGAATGTGGAGCTGCCTAATGAGTTTAGCTTGGCTcagatttgggttttgggtgGAAACTTCAACTCTGATCTTAATAGTATTGAAGCTGGCTGGCAGGTGATTCCTCTCTTCTTGAACAGCCTTTTGGTTTCttgtaatataaaaaaaaaatgagagttTTGTGTTTCTAATTCAAAgacttgtgtgtgtgtttcagGTCAGTCCACAATTGTATGGTGATAGTCGCACTAGGCTCTTCACTTATTGGACTGTAAGTTTGTGAATATTTTCTATCTCTATGAGTGTTTTAGTATATTGAAGAATCATTTCTTTTGTCTCCCCTGTGAAAAAACAGAGTGATGCATACCAAGGAACAGGCTGCTACAATCTTCTGTGCTCAGGATTTGTTCAAATCAATAGGGAGATTGCAATGGGTGGATCAATCTCACCTCTGTCTAGCTTCGGAGACTCTCAGTATGACATTACAATACTTATCTGGAAGGTAAACCAGCAACCAGAATCCTACATTTTGTATAACTTAGTTAAttaatactatataatataatatgtgTTGTATAACTAAACCTACCTTTAATATGTAACATAATGAGAAATTTGTTTGAGAAAATGATTAGGATAACACTAAAaatgtttttgtcacaaatatagcctttaaaaataaaaatgaccaaaatagcatttaatgttttatcaaaagagataaatatacacttatatggTAAATTAATCTAgatattagggtttagagttaaggggtggagtttaggatttagggtttagggtttagggtttagggtttagagtttaggttttaggatttagagtttaggagtagggtttaggatttagagtttagggttaaagggtggggtttaggatttagggtttagggtttaaagttaagggtttagggtttagtgtttaggggtggggtttagggtttagtgtttaggggtggggtttagggtttagtgtttagagttaaggggtgaggtttaggatttagggtttaggatttagggtttaggatttagagtttaggttttcgggtttagagttggggagtGGGGATTtgggataaaatttcaaattttgaaaaataaaaaaattaaatttttcaaaagagaaaatgctattttgtcattttagtttttgagggctatttttgtgacataaacttagaattgtgctattttggagatttgcccaattTGTTTTAGTTATGTTCTGTTTGTTTTGGCATAAAACTAATTCTACCATTCCGTTTCGGTTTAGTTTTGTTTGaggaattttggttttttttttgttctcagGATCCAAAAGAAGGACACTGGTGGTTACAGTTTGGAGAAAAGTACATAATAGGATACTGGCCagcttctctcttctcttactTATCAGAAAGTGCGTCAATGATCGAATGGGGAGGTGAAGTGGTTAACTCACAGTCTGAGGAAGGACAACACACTACCACTCAGATGGGAAGTGGGAGGTTCGCAGAGGAAGGTTGGGGCAAAGCTAGTTACTTCAAGAACATTCAAGTAGTTGATGGATCAAATGAGCTGAGAAGCCCTGAAAATCTTCAAGTGTTCACTGATCAAGAGAATTGCTACAATGTGAAGAGTGGCAGTGGAGGTTCTTGGGGAAGTCACTTCTATTATGGTGGTCCAGGCCGAAACCCTAATTGCCCTTAAGATATGTCTACTTAGATCATTCCAAATTAGTCATCAACTgtataaaacattattatatatacacattctTAAGTATATTGGTTTCAGATTGCAAGAGTGGTTTATTGTTTGTTTCTATGGTGTATTGGTGTGTAGAGAAGATAAATTTCTATAAAGAACATGGTCACATGTATACTGAAATCTATATGATCAGTTAAtgaatgatatttattttgtatatgaGCGGTAACAAATACACAAGGAGATCTATCTTGCGAATTGTGATAGCCCTTTTTAAAAAGTCAACAGATAACGTGGACCCAGACACCAGAAGAGAGTTGACTTAAATCCGTTGACGAGTTCTTAATCGAGAAGTATAAATCAGTTTAACATTAGTACgagaattaaattaatttaagaaaGTATTCAAAGGTGTGAAATGAAAAATCAACAAAAGAATGTACCAATCGTATCATATACATTCATGTCTAGATTTAATAATGACCTGGTGCAATTACAAGCTCGTGACCTCAAGCGGAATGGCAGACTAACAAATGATAAtctttttaccaaaaacaaaagaaaacaaaacaattgacaatattttatttgataagaAAAAACAATGATAGAATTGATACAGATAACGTTGAAGCCTAGGTTACATTTATACaattggtttagtttggttaattACTTATCGTTTGGTCAAATGTCATTTCATACTTTTGTTGACGATGATCCGGGTTAACCAAAAGCTACGAATGTAAATACGACTATACGGTAACTGAGCTGAAATCTCATCATCATCGCGTTGTGACAACCTACTGGGCGTTACTATCGTAAGCTACTGTAATGGACCTCGTTGTTGAATAGTACATTTTATATAAACGTAAACATAagcataaacttttttttttttttttttttttttttgctaaataagCATAAACTTaggaatatatatgtttatatagtgAGTTTTGAAGATAAGATGTTGGTGAGTTTAACGCCATATCCGGTTCTTCCACCAATTGTTTCCTCACATCATCGGTGAAGTTGCTACTTGTCACTCTCTTGATCTTTTCCAACGATTATATATTTCCTCCTCAAAATGAAAATGGAACAAGTTTATGTCATAATAACATAACAAATGAGTAAAAATGTGTAACATCCCAATTTatgatatatgttaaaaatgtttaaaagaaTTGATTTAGCTAATCAAAGTGGACTTTACTTTTCCGATcatatatcaatttaaaatttcaggGCTCAACTTGTTTTAGTTGGAGTAATGGAAGGATGAGTGACATATCATAAagtcatatatttattttaaggtcAGTAAACAGGTTTTAGAGCTTTTGAAAAATTAACGACCTCTCATCGCATAGAATGGATCCACAGGCCGAGTGAACGGGCGTAGGAGGCTCATTATTCGTGAGTGGTCGGAGTGTTATAAATGGTATCAAAACCAAACCCAAATAAGTGTGGACCTCTTGTGTGGTCTCACACTAACAAGGATCACGATGAGGACATTGAGGATTTGCATTCTTTGAGAATGGActaattgtaacatcccgattTGTAGTATATGTAAAAAGacttaaaaaaatgatttgacgGTCTATGTCACCGAAGTGCACTTACTATTTTAGTCATACATCCGTTTATAATTTCATGGTTAAGCATGGTTTATCTATATTGATGGAAAGATAGGTGACTTAGCGGGAAGTAATTTTTGGTATCGTGTGAATGAGGTCATAGCATTGGGAAATGTCTCATGGTGATTGCATGGTTAATAAACAAGTTTtcaaactttcaaaaaattaatgcaTTGCTTGTCGCACGGAATAAGCCTCCATGTCAAGTGAGCAGACGTGGGAAACCCATTGCATATTGTAATGGACGATACTGTTTGTTAggggtttaggtttaggttgACGTcagaattgaaaaataaaacctatggttttaattatttttcccaATGTTAAGAAAATGCTAGGTGATAGTTAGGCGCTTTATATGAAATTATTAATTAGGTATGCGTCtataccaatttttttaatcGTTTCATTTAAGTACGATTTGTTGATTTGCTTATTAGGCGGACACTTAGATGCCGCATGCAACACCGATATTTATAACACTCATTTTCCTTTGTTATCTATTGTTAGAATTCTATGATTTTGAATCACTTGTGATGTAAAATTTATGCGCATAGATGAAATTGAGTTTCAacccaaaattaattttaagtaCACCGAGAAAGATGCAAAGGCTATAATCAGGTTTGGTACAAGACTGGAGAGTGTCCCAACGACATTGTTCCCatcagaagaaagaagaaatatCTCTTAAGACCAAATCCATGGAGAGGTTTGGGTGAAAATCTCATGAGATCATCCCAAGAACTACAACCTTTGATCCAGCAATTATATTGGTCATAAGGTACGTCTCTATGCACACACATCTATTGTTGTCTTGTGCAGACCCGACCTTAAGAAAGTCCAAAATAATTTAGGatggaaacacaacaaagaaTTTAAAggcttgtaaaaaaaaaatggttcaaAATGTTGTTTAGAGGATTCGAAGCTGGTATCTTCAGCATTATAACCACAAATTTTAACTAACTAAGATACTAGAAACGTTGAAAAATTGGCCgaaactttatatattttatacaggGCCGGAAGCTTATGCTTCCATAACTTCTGTCCAGGGTCGCTGCTGGTCTTGTGGCTATCATTGTCCCTTAATTTCTTTTGGAGTGGCTTTAGACACGGTAAATGAGTTTGAGGAATGTAAAGTACCTTTATGGGACAGAAGTTGCGGTAAATCTTGGAAATCATATGTCCAAAGTCCCAAAGAGTTTAGCTTGGGTCAGACTTGGGTTGTTTCGGGAAATGGCTCTAGTCTTAACACCATTGAAGCTGGATTTGGCAGGTTTGGTCTCTTCTTCACTACAACTTTGTTCTTATGCAAAAGTCGTAACTAACTCTTATCTTTGCTTGTCTTAATTTATAGGTTTAGGGTTGTTGCGGAGGAGTATATGAAAGAAGTAGAGGAGCCAGTGAAGTTGAATAATATGAGACACTGCGATTATTACCTAagactgtttctttttttttttttttttttttgtcgtcaacTATTACAGACTCATAcggactctgtaaaccaaaccgggtgatctgcatccatgttACAAGAAAACTTGCTTTTAGCCACAACTTAGCCACAAAACTTTTGTGGACAGTATAAAACAGCTACAAAATCTCCGCAAAATTAGCCACTACttacaaaatctaaaatttgtggccatttgttgtttttttgtcgCTCCATAGCAGCAAAATAACTTTTGTGGCTATTCGAAGAAACACAGCCACAATtaactacaaaaataaattgtgGATATACATTTCCACAAAAATCCCCCACAAGATTCATGGCTTCCGTATCCACAACTTTACTCGCGGATAATTGTTGTTATATAGCTACAAAATGTACTTTGTGGCTATCTCGAGGATAAAAAACCACAATACGCTTCAGAATAAATTGTGGACATATATTATCCGTAAATATCCACAGAATTTTTCGTTAACATTTTAACCACAGACTTAAATTGTAGCTATCCgtagaaatataatttttaaaatggcaTGTGGTCACAAATGTGGTTGtggttataatatttaaaagattataatgttaagaaaacatatcagcatgttcaAATCTGGTTccataattaattacattaactATCTACGCTTGTACTAGGATTTGTACGATACATTAAATATGTtatacattttttacttttttttaggTTGCAGGGAGAACATATCtttatattaccaaaaaaaaagataagaattttttttaaaaaaaaagataagaattttttttaaaaaaaaatgaagatacaAAGTAAAACAATTTCACATATTACTAGGCATTTCAATTCTCGGTTTGCTTCATGGTCTGGTTCTTCGGTTCTAAAAGTTTAGgatctattaaaatattgagtttggttttgtttatttcgttttttttgtttggtttgggtAACCAAGTTGAAATCCGTCTTATTTCCAAAGTAATTTAAGATTCTATccggttttgattttttttgttaatttgggttaaaagtgaaaaaaaaaaaaattttgagatTAATATCAGATATTTTGGGGTTGCAGATAAAAACTCGAATAATTcagataattttaattattttggatcaaaattatattagtcatttaactttttggttatttaacttataaataattttaagttatttttatttttaaaataaatataattagtatatatatatatagatatattatattatagaaatttggGTACTTATTTGGCTCTCGGTTTGGTTcgaattcagtttttttttttggttcaatagATATATATGGTCCACTAATATAACTGTTGGGATTCAAACTCGAACCGAACTTATTTTCCGATTTAGTTTAATTTGGTTCTTTGGTTCCAGATAAATGTGTGAAAGACTAGTTGCATCAACTATAAAAAAGCTcggaaaataattattttaaatatttaagaagTAGCCATAGACTAGCATCATAACTACAAAAGATATTAACTAGATTTTGGGAccgaaaaataaatgattcatcGCAACACTATTAAAGAGTAAACACAAAAAATGAGTAATGAAGAATCATatattattgacaaaaaaagaagaatcatATATTAACAAGTCACATGTTGTACATTAAATATAAGTCATATAATCAATCTCTCATAAGGTTGTAAGATGCATATTTATTGGTTCAGACAAATAGTTGATGGGGCAAAGAATATACTCTTTAACCACAAATATAGCTATCTAAAGAATATCTATATTTGATGGAGCaaagaatatattttctttagcCTCAAATATAACTACGTAAAGAATATGTATATTTGATGGGGAAAAGaatatatctctataatattatttgagaagtcagttttctACGTGTCATG
The window above is part of the Brassica napus cultivar Da-Ae chromosome C3, Da-Ae, whole genome shotgun sequence genome. Proteins encoded here:
- the LOC106388353 gene encoding uncharacterized protein LOC106388353, with product MAKVVSFSLALLMTVVVILTPSAASGENEFSDLKIRTHLKRLNKPALKSIKSPDGDIIDCVPVTDQPALSHPLLINHTVQMTPSFNPESVFSESKVSSNTKNQQSSAISQLWHVNGKCPENTVPIRRTTKQDLYRASSVEKFGMKNQKSIPKRISYEPASVLPQNGHQHAIMYVEDGVFYGAKAKINVWKPNVELPNEFSLAQIWVLGGNFNSDLNSIEAGWQVSPQLYGDSRTRLFTYWTSDAYQGTGCYNLLCSGFVQINREIAMGGSISPLSSFGDSQYDITILIWKDPKEGHWWLQFGEKYIIGYWPASLFSYLSESASMIEWGGEVVNSQSEEGQHTTTQMGSGRFAEEGWGKASYFKNIQVVDGSNELRSPENLQVFTDQENCYNVKSGSGGSWGSHFYYGGPGRNPNCP